A segment of the Hallerella succinigenes genome:
CGTTGCCGACTTCAAATAAAATCCCGGCGGAAATGATGTTCTTCTTTAGCGGATCGGAAAGTGACATGGCAAAGCCGAGCTTCGGAGTCGCCTGTCCATCGCCTTTCACGCCAAAGTCCGGAGAGCGTTCCTGCACCATAAAGATCGGGGCTATCAGGAACTGTGTCGGGATCGGCTTGTAATTGCGTTCGCTGCCTGCAAATGCAATGTCGGCGTACTCGAGTTCCTTCTGGATTTTTTGCGGAAGCGAACCCGTCAGGACGAGCGGCGGTGTCACCGGCTTTTTCAAAACGGAGTCTCGTTTGGAAACGAGCGTGTCGATTTTGCAAGCGGTCAGCACCACTGCGGAATCTGCAACTGTAGAATCCTTGGCGCTCGAATCTTGGAGCGCGAACTGCGGTTTCGGACAAGTCGTAAAAGTTGTATCGTAAAGAACGATCACGGAATCTTGCATCGCATCGTAATCTGTGAGTTCTATCGAGTATAGCGAAAATCCGTCTTTATCGTAGTTCGTGTAATAAACGGTTCCCGAATCAACGACTGGAGTAAAGGCGCCACCGACAACGTTTGTCAGCGGATGTTCTGCATCCCCGTTCAGCTTTTTCGAATACAGATTAAAGATTCCGTTTTTATTGCTCGAGTAGATAAGCGTTTCGTTATCGATCCAGTTCGGGTCGCGGAGGTCAAAACCTTTTTGCGTCAAATCTTGCAGGCCCGAACCGTCGCTGTTGATCACGAGGATGCCGCGGACGGAATCGTCAAAGTAGCTGAAAGCGATCTTCTTTCCGTCGGGGCTGAACTTCGGAGAAAAGATGTTGTAATAAAGAAAATTGGAATCCGGAACGAAAATGTCTTGGGTCTCTGCTGGACCTTTTGCCCCGGAATCGGGAACGGTCGTTTTGCTGAGAACGAAACGGGTTGAATTGATTTCTCGGCGGGCAAAGACGATCTCTTTCCCATCAGGGGAAATGTCCGGGTAAACGGCGTCGGCAAGAGCGGTCGCAAGTTGCATGTTGCCGTTCGTATCAGCGATAGCGATGTCAAAATGAGCGTGTCCATTGCGGTCGCGCTTTTTGTAGGTGGTGTAGGCAAGGATCAGTCCACGGCCCGGAATTTCGCGAACGGAAATGCCCTTGTCGAACCAAGGCTTTTCCGGTTTGAAACCGCTCTTGGCAAAGTTTGCAAGGTCAATGATCGAATCTTGAACGGTGATGGTAATGCCCGAAGCGGAATCCGTTACCGTTGAAGAATCTTCGGCATGGGTCGGAATCTTAAAGATACCGCCATCGAACCAAGGCCCTCCAAAGTTCGAAACTCCGTAGATATTTCCACCTGCGACAATCGGAAAGTCATTGTAGAAGGCATCCTCGGTCCATTTTTTACCCGTTACGAGAACGCCTAGGCTTTTTTCCTGTTCCTTGTAATGCGCGGTGATTTCTTCTTTCCAGTTCTTGTACAGCGTTTCTTCGTCGATACCGATGACTTTTTCGATCGCTGCGGAAAGCGTCACCCGGTAGGGCTTTGAAAGTTCCGACCAAATGTTCGGTATTGCTTCAGGACCGTATTTAGCGTCGATGTAACGGACTAGGGAAAAACCCTGCGTATACGGACCGAGTTCCGCATCGAGGGAATTATCCGCAAAGTCGTGCATGTATTCTAGATCCAAAAGGTCGTCGTTCAATGAAGCGACGCGCAAAAGCATATCGCGGTGCGAGTCCCAAGCATCGAACCCCATGCGTGACGATTCAAACTGGGCGGTACCTTCGGCAAACCAAAGCGGCTGCAAGGTAAACGGCAAAAGAACGCTTGCGTTTTGGACATTGCGTTCGTTGTAATAATCGATGTAAGAAACCTGAAGCCCATAAACCCAATAGGGAAGCTTGCTTCCGCTTTCAATGCTAACGAGATGCGAAAACTCATGCGTCACTACGTCAGCGATCCAAGGGTGCGTGCTGCGGATTTTAAAATCCCAGTTCGAAAGGAAGATGTTCACCGTATTTTCATTCGGTATAGCAGAACCGTTGGCGTACAGGGCGTTCTGCAGCGAAACGTCGGTCTTGAGAGGCATTTCAATTTTGTACCGCGAAACGATGGAATCGTAAACCGCTTCTGCAGTCGATGCGACAATCCCTGCATGGGTCGTGTATTCCGCAGGGTATGCGTAATTGAAATGAGCAGAGGATGCGACTTTCCAACGGATGTCGCTGTTGTTGCCCGAAAAACTGAGTTCCGTCGCAAAAACAGAACTACAAATTGCCAAGGCGGCATAAGAAACAGAACGCAAATATCTCACAATAGGATTAATATACAAACTAGCGCTTGAAGCGCTTATGGATTTCGCTTAAAGGAAGCCGCATTAAGGTAGGACGTCCACTTGGCGAACTCATCGGATCCTGGGTTGTCAGGAGCGAGGCCATGAGTTGCGTCATTTCTTCTGTACTAAGCTTATCTCCAGCTTGGATCGCGTTGCTCTTTGCCCAAGCTTTGGCAAGCGTTTCTTGTGACGGATTGCCCGGATTTTCGCCTTCAAAGACAGCGGAAACCAGCTCACGGAGTGATTCCACGGAACGGGAGAACTGCAAATCGCGAGGCGTACCGCGAAGTTGGTAAGTATTCTTGCCAAAAAGCTCCAAATGGAAGCCCAGCTGGTCAAAGGTTTCGAGCAGGCTCGGAATCATGCTCGCTTCCGCTGCCGAAAATTCCACAATTTCTGGAAAGAGCAGTTCCTGGCTTTCGAGAGATGCTTGCGCACCTAAGGAATTCAAAGCCTGCTCGTAAAGGATTCTCTGGTGCGCCGCATTCTGATCGATCAGCAAAAGCCCTTCACTATCTTCGCATACAAGGTAAGTATTCGCCAGCTGAAAGAATTGGGGCGGGGTCGACTTATCCATGCGGGTAGGCGGGCGCAGATTCTGCGGCGAGAGCGGAATAATGTTGCCGTTTTCCGGCAAAGAGAAAAGATCTTGGATGATGTCGTCGGGGTCGTCGGACCGGTACTTCGAGGGCTTTTCCCGAACCGTTTTTTTCGCAGGTTGTGGGCAGGGGAAAGGCTTGGGCATCGGAGCGCTTTTTGCAAATGCCGACGGATCTTTGGCAATTGTCGCCGGAGAAAGATCTTGAGTATTTTCTTCTTCTGCGGCAGACGCTTTGCGTGTAAAGAGAGGCTCGGGGTGGTGCGCTAGCATGCTCGGGGCGGCGGCCCTTGGCATCGGGCTCGGAGCTGTAATCTCTTCAAGACTGATTGTTGGATGATCTTCTTCCGGCTTTTGGAACGCATTGCGGATCGCGTGATGCACGGCAAGGAAAACATCGTTTTCGTTTGCAAATCGCACTTCGCGCTTGTTCGGGTGCACGTTCACGTCGACGGCGACGTCATCCATTTCTAAAAAAAGAACGGCAATCGGCGCATGGGTGGAACCATAAGGCTCATACGCCCGCGTCACGGCTTTTGTCATCACTGGATTCCAGATCGGTCGCTTTTGTACATAAAAATAAAACTTGCTTCGTTTGTTCTTTAAAGCGTCCGGCGGAACGGCGAATCCCGAAACGCGAATGCCCGCTTCTGCGTAATCGACCGGGATCATGACGCGGGCTGTTCCCGCACCCAAGGCTTCGGCGATACGGCTGCGCAAATCGTTTCCTTCAATACCCGTGAAAACGTCTCGTCCGTTGACTTTGTAATCGATGCGAACGTTCGGGTTTGCTATGGCAAGGCGCGTGACCGTGTCGAGAATGCGCGACGCTTCTAAGGTATCGCTTCCGAGGAATGTTTTGCGCACGGGAGCGTTAAAGAACAGGTCTTCAACGAGAAAACTCGTGCCTCGGGGAGAAGCGTTTGTCGATTTACAGTCCGGCGTGCCGCCGGTTAAATGTACTTGGTGCGCTTCTTCTGCGTTTTCTTCACGGCTTGTGATAGTCAGTTTGGAAACTGCGGCAATCGATGCGACCGCTTCGCCGCGGAACCCATTTGTCGCCAAGTGGAAAAGATCTTCTGCGGTTTTTAACTTGGAAGTCGTGTGCGGTAGATAGCACATATCCAGATCGGCTTCCGACATGCCGCAGCCGTTGTCACGGATCATGATGGAGGATTTTCCTCCTTCCGAAATCTGCACTTCAATGCGTGAGGCTCCTGCGTCTAAAGCGTTTTCCATCAATTCTTTGACAACGGATGCAGGACGTTCCACCACTTCGCCAGCGGCGATTTGGTTGATAACTTCTTCGGGAAGTGCATGAATGCGGGAATTTTCCATGATTCATAATATAGAAAACTGCAAAAAACGCAAAAAAAACGTAAAAAAGCATGATATGCAAATTAGGAAATAACCAAAAGATGCAAAAAAAAGTAAATTTTAAGTATGCAGGACACTAAAATACCGAATGTTTTTTTGAAATTGGCGTATAGCGAGTTGCTCCTTTCGTATTGCACGGAAGATCTTGTCCCGCTCGTTCAAAATGCAAGCGTTTCCAGTCGAAAGTTGATTGAAAATGCTTGGCTGGAAGATGAAATGGTGAGAGTGGAAGACAATGCCCTCATCATTGAAGGTTTTTCGAACTGGCTTCTGTCCAAGGGTGAAAATCTCGACACCTTTGCAGATCGCATGTTTGAAAAAATGAGACATTTGCATTCTGTATCTAAACGAGCCATTTTGCGCTCGTATTTGCCGTATATTCATGATTTTTATGAAATGCCGGACCAACGTCAGGGCGTTTTGCGCTACAATGAAAAGCGCAATCTGTTCCACGAAAACTTGCGTTTTGTGGAAGGACCGGTAGAAGGCGATAACCGTCATGATTTCTTGATCGGTCGCGACAATGGTGCAAGTCATCCTGCTGCGGTCTACTCCGAATGGCTTTTGCGTTCTATGCGGCAAGCTCCTTGCCTGCTGGATCTCCCTGCTTATGAATCCGTTAACCAGCATTCTTGCCTCTGCTCTGCTGAAGAAGCTTTGCTCGGCCGTTTGGCGGGCAGCCAGGAAGGCGATAGCTTCTATGTGAGCGGAATTGCAGTCGGTAAGGTGGTGAAATTCTCGGAATGCATCGAAAAGCTTCCGATCGATCTTGGCATCTCGGATCTTGGAGACAAACTCTGCGTCCGTGCCGATACCGATGTAATCGATACGTTTACTGGAACGCATCTTCTGTACAAGGGTCGCTATTACGGCGCTCCGGTTTCCATTGCAGAATTCGTTTATACGAAGGATGTGCGTACCAAGGATCCGTTCTTGGGACTCATCTCTTCGCTTGTTCTAGAAGAATACAGCGTGTGGCCGCCGGTCCAGAAGGCTCACGATGAACTTCTGCACAAGATCAACCACGTGGCTGAAATCGTTTACTACGAAGCCGATGACTCGATTTCGGTGAACGGCAAGCATTTGATGCGTAACGTGCCGGCTCGTATTCTGCGTAACGTGCTCCGTGAATATTCGAAGACGGGCCGTGAAGAATT
Coding sequences within it:
- a CDS encoding PD40 domain-containing protein — translated: MAICSSVFATELSFSGNNSDIRWKVASSAHFNYAYPAEYTTHAGIVASTAEAVYDSIVSRYKIEMPLKTDVSLQNALYANGSAIPNENTVNIFLSNWDFKIRSTHPWIADVVTHEFSHLVSIESGSKLPYWVYGLQVSYIDYYNERNVQNASVLLPFTLQPLWFAEGTAQFESSRMGFDAWDSHRDMLLRVASLNDDLLDLEYMHDFADNSLDAELGPYTQGFSLVRYIDAKYGPEAIPNIWSELSKPYRVTLSAAIEKVIGIDEETLYKNWKEEITAHYKEQEKSLGVLVTGKKWTEDAFYNDFPIVAGGNIYGVSNFGGPWFDGGIFKIPTHAEDSSTVTDSASGITITVQDSIIDLANFAKSGFKPEKPWFDKGISVREIPGRGLILAYTTYKKRDRNGHAHFDIAIADTNGNMQLATALADAVYPDISPDGKEIVFARREINSTRFVLSKTTVPDSGAKGPAETQDIFVPDSNFLYYNIFSPKFSPDGKKIAFSYFDDSVRGILVINSDGSGLQDLTQKGFDLRDPNWIDNETLIYSSNKNGIFNLYSKKLNGDAEHPLTNVVGGAFTPVVDSGTVYYTNYDKDGFSLYSIELTDYDAMQDSVIVLYDTTFTTCPKPQFALQDSSAKDSTVADSAVVLTACKIDTLVSKRDSVLKKPVTPPLVLTGSLPQKIQKELEYADIAFAGSERNYKPIPTQFLIAPIFMVQERSPDFGVKGDGQATPKLGFAMSLSDPLKKNIISAGILFEVGNGWKYITGDGLNPKIEREFVASLENHSTPVTLGISYTHANYRSIDTVRYEDPRSYEDSVGTTHYSVPLNAIQASAAYSVFKSGDSVYVSGGYDWANFNLYDKNLEWTYQKRLAVNVGFTLDGGTAEATATNTAGVGNGISASYQFANSDLFRPGTFAESFTISPSGKIEPKYRNFNLHSFYFNTHGSIAAPIRKGSRIAVGATYAGIGAWSAKDSRDTLDSYYYTPLLLEGYPYLITSEKFNRSGLKMAKAEIHYLFPIFEDWRNEFWIFSTRDFFLNLYAQVGAAWNDHGIPISKFKSRDFWDRSVGLEFRLANKLFYTLPFNISLNLARGLDRAGEDENGEAGSRLNPIDIPVLPKAISPTKISFTIGFDFNNTWMQ
- the mutL gene encoding DNA mismatch repair endonuclease MutL, with protein sequence MENSRIHALPEEVINQIAAGEVVERPASVVKELMENALDAGASRIEVQISEGGKSSIMIRDNGCGMSEADLDMCYLPHTTSKLKTAEDLFHLATNGFRGEAVASIAAVSKLTITSREENAEEAHQVHLTGGTPDCKSTNASPRGTSFLVEDLFFNAPVRKTFLGSDTLEASRILDTVTRLAIANPNVRIDYKVNGRDVFTGIEGNDLRSRIAEALGAGTARVMIPVDYAEAGIRVSGFAVPPDALKNKRSKFYFYVQKRPIWNPVMTKAVTRAYEPYGSTHAPIAVLFLEMDDVAVDVNVHPNKREVRFANENDVFLAVHHAIRNAFQKPEEDHPTISLEEITAPSPMPRAAAPSMLAHHPEPLFTRKASAAEEENTQDLSPATIAKDPSAFAKSAPMPKPFPCPQPAKKTVREKPSKYRSDDPDDIIQDLFSLPENGNIIPLSPQNLRPPTRMDKSTPPQFFQLANTYLVCEDSEGLLLIDQNAAHQRILYEQALNSLGAQASLESQELLFPEIVEFSAAEASMIPSLLETFDQLGFHLELFGKNTYQLRGTPRDLQFSRSVESLRELVSAVFEGENPGNPSQETLAKAWAKSNAIQAGDKLSTEEMTQLMASLLTTQDPMSSPSGRPTLMRLPLSEIHKRFKR